One Alicyclobacillus acidoterrestris DNA window includes the following coding sequences:
- the dnaN gene encoding DNA polymerase III subunit beta — MAERDAETWKGYAIVMRFSIQKSALMQAIQIVSKAVAVRTTKQVLSGILLEVSNQEIVATAYDMELGIQTRIYASDDNQLTVEQAGSIVLPARYFSEVIRKLPDTVITMQVANNYMTEISTASVEFHLHGIDAEEFPKLPTFVGVQGLQIQASMLDDLIRTTAFATANTEVRPILTGINVQCNHERLTFTATDGLRMATHYVHLTDAPVWQAVIPGKSMLELSKILPTDDSVVELYLTESHSLFVIGDTRFYTRLIDGTYPDTSRIIPTSHKTEITAAGQALLGAIDRAALIARDRDNHMVRMEIQNDTITVSSNSPEIGNVSETITVEQKTGDDLQIAFNARYVLDALRALDAAQVTARFNGTTQAFVIEKTGDQTMLQLISPVLWR, encoded by the coding sequence TTGGCTGAACGTGATGCGGAAACTTGGAAGGGGTACGCCATCGTGATGCGGTTTTCCATTCAAAAATCGGCATTAATGCAAGCTATTCAAATTGTGTCAAAGGCTGTCGCTGTTCGCACGACCAAACAAGTGTTATCCGGTATATTGCTAGAGGTTAGCAACCAAGAAATCGTTGCGACCGCGTATGATATGGAATTAGGAATTCAAACGCGGATATATGCCTCTGACGACAATCAATTGACGGTTGAACAAGCCGGTTCCATTGTCCTTCCGGCGAGATATTTCTCAGAAGTCATTCGCAAATTGCCAGACACAGTCATTACTATGCAAGTTGCGAACAACTATATGACAGAAATTTCGACGGCGTCTGTTGAATTTCATTTGCATGGGATTGACGCAGAAGAATTCCCTAAACTCCCGACTTTTGTCGGTGTGCAGGGATTACAGATTCAGGCTTCGATGTTGGATGATCTCATTCGAACCACGGCATTTGCCACCGCAAATACCGAAGTGCGCCCTATCCTGACCGGAATCAACGTTCAATGCAATCATGAGCGATTAACCTTTACGGCCACCGACGGCCTGCGAATGGCAACACATTATGTCCACTTGACGGATGCCCCTGTGTGGCAAGCTGTGATTCCAGGTAAGTCAATGCTCGAGTTGAGCAAAATTCTGCCAACCGACGACTCTGTTGTGGAATTGTATCTGACTGAAAGTCACAGTCTATTTGTCATCGGAGATACGCGCTTCTATACACGGCTCATCGATGGCACCTATCCAGATACGTCTCGCATTATCCCAACGTCTCACAAGACAGAAATTACGGCTGCGGGACAAGCTTTATTAGGCGCCATTGATCGTGCTGCGCTCATTGCGCGAGATCGAGACAATCATATGGTGCGCATGGAAATTCAAAATGACACCATCACGGTCAGTTCTAACTCGCCCGAGATTGGTAATGTCTCCGAAACCATCACCGTCGAACAAAAGACAGGGGATGACTTACAAATTGCCTTTAACGCGCGATATGTCTTGGACGCATTGAGAGCACTGGATGCCGCTCAAGTGACTGCGCGGTTTAACGGAACGACACAAGCGTTCGTCATTGAGAAGACAGGGGACCAAACTATGCTGCAACTGATTTCCCCTGTGCTTTGGAGGTAA
- a CDS encoding RNA-binding S4 domain-containing protein, with translation MTKFMEIRFSGPYITVGQLLKKLDIVSSGGEVKIFLEEGRLFVNGERETRRGRKLLNGDTVRIGRQTYTLKGDPNASD, from the coding sequence TTGACAAAGTTTATGGAAATTCGATTTTCCGGGCCTTACATCACCGTCGGCCAATTGCTCAAAAAACTGGATATCGTATCTTCCGGCGGAGAGGTCAAGATCTTTCTCGAGGAAGGTCGACTTTTTGTAAATGGGGAACGCGAAACGCGGCGCGGTCGGAAACTCCTAAACGGGGATACGGTGCGCATTGGCAGACAGACGTATACGTTAAAGGGCGACCCGAATGCATCTGACTGA
- the recF gene encoding DNA replication/repair protein RecF (All proteins in this family for which functions are known are DNA-binding proteins that assist the filamentation of RecA onto DNA for the initiation of recombination or recombinational repair.) produces the protein MHLTDLTLVNFRNYDEQTLRLSEHVNVFCGENGQGKTNALEAIALLAIGKSHRTAKDKDLVRWNQEQAVVDGVVEALHGPRRLRLELGASGRKAYVNRVQQTKMTDFVGHFQVVLFAPEDLQLVKGGPKERRRFIDVELGQTQPMYLHHLSNYTRTLAQRNKLLKNGITDDAYLASFDEQLAVYGAHVILRRLRFLTQLQPVAHQVYVDISEGREDFDFRYTSTVPRVSTELSIDDIAEQFARALADRRQMDLRMGYTTVGPHRDDIQLFLNGQDVQSFASQGQQRTIALSLRLAEIDFIYREIGEYPVLLLDDVLSELDDTRQRNLVLSMSRKVQTIITTTSLFHLEHELTSDARLFQVASGIITE, from the coding sequence ATGCATCTGACTGACTTAACGCTGGTCAATTTCCGGAATTATGACGAGCAAACCCTTCGTTTGTCCGAACATGTGAACGTGTTTTGCGGTGAAAACGGGCAAGGAAAGACCAACGCACTTGAGGCCATTGCATTATTGGCAATTGGGAAATCGCATCGAACGGCGAAAGATAAGGACTTGGTGCGCTGGAATCAAGAACAAGCAGTCGTCGACGGCGTTGTAGAAGCGTTACATGGGCCGCGGCGACTGCGCCTTGAACTTGGCGCATCGGGTCGAAAAGCTTATGTGAACCGCGTTCAACAAACAAAAATGACGGATTTTGTCGGTCATTTTCAGGTTGTCTTATTTGCACCTGAAGATCTTCAATTGGTCAAAGGCGGACCCAAGGAGCGTCGACGGTTTATCGATGTCGAGCTCGGTCAAACCCAGCCGATGTATCTACACCATTTGTCGAACTACACACGAACGCTCGCCCAGCGAAACAAACTTTTGAAAAATGGCATAACCGACGACGCCTACCTCGCCTCTTTTGACGAACAGTTAGCCGTCTATGGCGCACATGTGATTCTACGGCGGCTACGCTTTTTGACGCAGTTGCAGCCAGTTGCTCACCAGGTATACGTCGATATTTCCGAAGGTCGGGAAGACTTTGATTTTCGGTACACATCAACAGTGCCACGCGTGAGCACGGAGTTGTCCATCGACGATATCGCCGAACAATTTGCGCGGGCATTGGCGGATCGCCGGCAGATGGACCTTCGCATGGGCTATACAACCGTGGGACCACACCGCGATGACATACAACTTTTTCTCAACGGACAAGATGTACAAAGTTTTGCGAGCCAAGGTCAACAGCGGACTATCGCGTTATCCTTGCGGCTTGCCGAGATCGACTTTATTTACAGGGAAATAGGCGAGTATCCAGTACTCTTGCTGGACGATGTGTTGTCGGAACTTGACGATACGCGTCAGCGCAATCTGGTGTTGTCGATGAGTCGCAAAGTGCAAACCA